The Ictalurus punctatus breed USDA103 chromosome 9, Coco_2.0, whole genome shotgun sequence genome contains a region encoding:
- the tmem151bb gene encoding transmembrane protein 151B yields the protein MSPPGSAATGSESSTATALEEEADSPREEQRPLKQSLSKSLCREVFWKCLLLSMLMYGCMGAMVWCHVTKVTRLSFDSTYKGKSMIYHDSPCSDGYIYIPLAFLVMLYVVYLVECWHCHARNELQYKVDVEGIYERVQRMQQAKPCIWWKAISYHYVRRTRQVTRYRNGDAYTTTQVYHERVNTHVAEAEFDYGHCGVKDVSKQLVGLDKSPITKLRFTKCFSFANVESENSYLTQRARFFTDNEGLDDYMEAREGMHLKNVDFKEYIIAFSNPDNHPWYISNYVFWTAAFLTFSWPLRVLTEYRTSYVHYRVEKLFGTDYIPMTPCEEHPYCRRIPRVNTIDSTELEWHIRSNQQLVPSYSEAGLMDLAQRSGGFRQNCERCHRAISSSSVFSRSALSICNASPRLPFSSSRFSLGRLYGSRRSCFWRSGSLDEPESPSENTRCLSGHIATAEDDPPTYQDALYFPVLIVHCSESCPNHRSFHRNSSCVETSL from the exons ATGTCCCCGCCAGGCTCAGCTGCGACAGGCAGTGAGAGCAGCACTGCGACCGCGTTAGAGGAGGAGGCAGACAGCCCGAGAGAGGAG CAAAGGCCTCTGAAACAGTCACTGAGCAAGTCCCTGTGCAGAGAAGTGTTCTGGAAATGCCTCCTGCTCTCCATGCTCATGTATGGGTGCATGGGAGCCATGGTGTGGTGCCATGTTACCAAGGTCACCCGGCTAAGCTTCGACAGTACCTACAAAGGGAAGTCCATGATATATCATGACAGTCCATGCTCCGATGGTTATATTTATATCCCTTTAGCATTCCTTGTCATGCTCTATGTGGTTTACTTGGTGGAGTGCTGGCACTGCCATGCAAGGAACGAGCTACAGTACAAAGTGGATGTAGAGGGAATCTATGAAAGGGTGCAGAGGATGCAACAGGCCAAGCCCTGTATTTGGTGGAAAGCCATCAGCTACCATTATGTCCGGCGAACGCGACAGGTAACACGCTACCGCAACGGTGATGCCTACACCACCACTCAGGTGTATCATGAGAGGGTGAACACACATGTGGCTGAAGCAGAATTTGACTATGGCCACTGTGGAGTGAAGGATGTTTCCAAACAATTAGTTGGCCTGGATAAATCACCTATCACCAAATTAAGGTTCACTAAGTGCTTTAGCTTTGCTAATGTGGAGTCTGAGAACTCCTACCTTACTCAGCGGGCCAGGTTCTTTACGGACAATGAAGGTCTTGATGATTATATGGAGGCCCGGGAGGGAATGCATCTGAAGAATGTAGACTTCAAAGAGTACATAATTGCCTTCTCAAATCCAGACAACCACCCCTGGTACATCTCTAACTATGTCTTCTGGACAGCTGCCTTCCTAACATTCTCTTGGCCTTTGAGGGTGCTGACAGAGTACCGCACATCTTACGTCCACTACCGTGTGGAGAAGCTCTTCGGAACAGACTACATTCCAATGACACCTTGTGAAGAGCATCCGTACTGCAGACGCATTCCCAGGGTCAACACCATTGACAGCACTGAGCTAGAATGGCACATCCGCTCCAACCAACAGCTGGTGCCCAGTTACTCAGAGGCGGGTCTGATGGATTTAGCCCAGCGCTCAGGAGGTTTCAGGCAGAACTGTGAGCGTTGCCACCGAGCCATCAGCAGCTCTTCAGTCTTCTCCCGTAGTGCTCTGAGCATCTGCAATGCAAGTCCTCGCCTTCCCTTTAGCAGCAGCCGCTTCTCACTGGGCCGTCTGTATGGCTCACGCCGCAGCTGCTTCTGGAGGAGCGGTAGCCTGGATGAGCCCGAGAGCCCCAGCGAAAACACACGCTGTCTCTCTGGACATATTGCCACAGCTGAGGATGACCCTCCAACCTACCAAGATGCGCTCTACTTCCCAGTTCTCATTGTGCATTGCAGTGAGAGCTGCCCCAATCACCGCTCTTTCCACAGAAACAGCTCATGTGTAGAGACCTCCTTAtga